A section of the Meles meles chromosome 8, mMelMel3.1 paternal haplotype, whole genome shotgun sequence genome encodes:
- the LOC123949678 gene encoding olfactory receptor-like protein OLF2 translates to MDGKNCSSVNEFLLLGISNDPGVKMTLFITFLIVYLIILVANLGMIILIRVDSHLHTPMYFFLSHLSFSDLCYSTAVGPRMLVGFIAKNKSIPFYGCALQWLVFCTFVDSECLLLAVMAFDRYKAISNPLLYTVSMSSRLCSLLMAGVYMVAIVDASVNTILTFRLCFCGSNVINHFFCDVVPLLVLSCSDIQVNELVIFTIFGFIELITLSGLFVSYCYIILAVIKIHSAEGRFKAFSTCTSHLTAVAIFQGTLLFMYFRPSSSYSLDQDKIISLFYSLVIPMLNPLIYSLRNKDVKDALKNLKSKKWFH, encoded by the coding sequence ATGGATGGAAAAAATTGCTCTTCTGTGAATGAATTCCTTCTCTTGGGAATTAGCAATGACCCTGGAGTTAAAATGACTCTGTTTATCACATTTCTTATTGTCTATCTTATCATTCTTGTTGCAAACCTGGGGATGATCATTTTAATCAGAGTGGATTCCCACcttcacacacccatgtatttcttcctcagCCATCTCTCCTTCAGTGACCTCTGTTACTCTACAGCAGTTGGACCCAGGATGCTGGTAGGCTTCATTGCCAAGAACAAGTCAATTCCCTTCTATGGCTGTGCTCTGCAATGGTTGGTGTTCTGTACCTTTGTAGATTCTGAGTGTCTGCTGCTGGCAGTGATGGCCTTTGACCGGTACAAAGCCATTAGCAACCCCTTGCTCTACACAGTCAGCATGTCCAGCAGACTGTGCTCCTTGCTCATGGCTGGGGTTTACATGGTGGCAATTGTGGATGCTTCAGTAAATACCATACTCACATTCCGGTTATGTTTCTGTGGGTCTAATGTGATTAACCATTTCTTCTGTGATGTCGTACCTCTCCTCGTGTTGTCTTGCTCAGACATACAGGTTAATGAGTTAGTGATATTCACCATTTTTGGCTTCATTGAACTGATTACTCTTTCAGGGCTCTTTGTGTCTTACTGCTATATCATCCTTGCAGTGATAAAGATCCACTCTGCTGAGGGGAGGTTCAAAGCTTTCTCCACCTGCACCTCCCACTTAACTGCTGTTGCGATTTTCCAGGGAACTCTGCTCTTTATGTATTTCCGACCAAGTTCTTCCTACTCTCTTGATCAAGAcaaaattatttcattgttttactcCCTTGTGATTCCCATGCTAAACCCTCTGATTTATAGCCTACGGAACAAGGATGTGAAAGATGCCCTGAAAAACCTTAAAAGTAAAAAGTGGTTTCATTGa
- the LOC123949610 gene encoding olfactory receptor 5W2-like has translation MDKGNCSSVTGFIFLGITNNPGMKVTLFTTILVIYLINLLANLGMIILIRMDSQLNTPMYFFLSHLSFCDLCYSTAIGPKMLADVFAQNKSIPITGCALQFLIFCTFADSECLLLAVMAFDRYKAISNPLLYTASMSNRLCSLLMAAVYMLGTADALLHTTLTFRLCFCGSNEINHFFCDVPPLLLLSCSDTQVNELAIFTVFGFIELSTISGVLVSYCYIILSVLKIHSAEGRFKAFSTCTSHLTAVAVFQGTMLFMYFRPSSSYSLDQDKITSLFYTLVIPMLNPLIYSLRNKDVKGALEKLRNKI, from the coding sequence ATGGACAAAGGAAATTGTTCTTCCGTGACTGGATTCATTTTCTTGGGAATTACCAATAACCCTGGGATGAAAGTGACTCTATTCACCACAATTTTGGTTATTTACCTTATTAATCTCCTGGCAAATCTTGGAATGATTATTCTAATTAGAATGGATTCCCAGCTGAACACACCCATGTACTTTTTTCTAAGCCATCTCTCCTTCTGCGACCTCTGTTATTCAACAGCAATTGGGCCCAAGATGCTGGCGGATGTATTCGCCCAAAACAAATCAATTCCCATCACGGGCTGTGCTCTGCAGTTCTTGATCTTCTGTACTTTTGCAGATTCTGAGTGTCTGCTGCTGGCGGTGATGGCCTTTGATCGGTACAAGGCCATTAGCAACCCCTTGCTCTACACAGCCAGCATGTCCAACAGActgtgctccctgctcatggCTGCGGTTTACATGCTGGGAACAGCAGATGCCTTGTTACACACGACTTTAACATTCCGCTTATGTTTCTGTGGATCGAATGAGAttaatcatttcttctgtgatgtGCCTCCTCTCCTATTGCTGTCTTGCTCAGATACACAGGTCAATGAGTTAGCGATATTCACCGTTTTTGGATTCATTGAACTGAGTACCATTTCAGGAGTGCTTGTCTCTTATTGTTATATAATCTTATCAGTCTTGAAGATCCACTCTGCTGAGGGGAGGTTCAAAGCTTTCTCCACCTGCACCTCCCACCTAACTGCTGTTGCAGTTTTCCAGGGAACCATGCTCTTTATGTATTTCCGGCCGAGTTCTTCCTACTCTCTTGATCAAGACAAAATTACCTCATTGTTCTACACCCTTGTGATTCCCATGTTAAACCCACTGATTTATAGCCTACGGAACAAGGATGTGAAAGGGGCCctagaaaaactgagaaataaaatatag